Proteins from a single region of Thermus albus:
- a CDS encoding HAD family hydrolase: MLKALLFDLDGTLADTDPLHLLAWREALAPWGIGVDEAFYRKRISGRLNPDILQDLLGLDGEAAAQIIEAKEARFRELAQDLKPMPGLLELLEEAQAKGLTWGVVTNAPKANAHHVLKALGLKPPLLVLAEEVGRGKPHPLPYQVALKRLGLLPTEALAFEDSPSGVRSAVGTGITTYGLLTGHGKEALLEAGAMRVLRDFREALALL; this comes from the coding sequence ATGCTTAAGGCCCTGCTCTTTGACCTGGACGGCACCCTGGCCGACACCGACCCCCTGCACCTTTTGGCCTGGCGGGAGGCCCTGGCGCCCTGGGGTATAGGGGTGGACGAAGCCTTTTACCGGAAGCGGATCTCGGGCCGGCTCAATCCTGACATCCTCCAGGACCTCTTGGGGCTGGATGGGGAGGCGGCCGCCCAGATCATAGAGGCCAAGGAGGCCCGGTTTCGGGAACTGGCCCAGGACCTAAAGCCCATGCCGGGCCTCCTCGAGCTTTTGGAGGAGGCCCAGGCCAAGGGCCTCACCTGGGGCGTGGTGACCAACGCCCCCAAGGCCAACGCCCACCACGTGCTTAAGGCTTTAGGTCTAAAGCCTCCTCTTTTGGTCTTGGCGGAGGAGGTGGGCCGGGGGAAGCCCCATCCCCTCCCCTACCAGGTGGCCCTGAAAAGGCTAGGCCTCCTTCCCACGGAAGCCTTGGCCTTTGAGGACTCCCCCTCGGGGGTAAGGAGCGCCGTGGGGACGGGGATTACCACCTATGGGCTTCTAACGGGCCACGGGAAGGAAGCGCTCCTCGAGGCGGGCGCCATGAGGGTCCTGCGAGACTTCCGGGAAGCCCTAGCCTTACTCTAG
- a CDS encoding glycine cleavage system protein T encodes MEEALEKALAGEGYFAFPGVLLLRGPDALSFLQSQCTRDLRRLSGPMGALFLNHRGQIEEAATVFPHPEGYLLAPWGTLEGLRARLRRYIVFDQVELLDLPLYRRLYADGREEVAEEIGEAYPQDLYPLFSLLKGFYLLSDIQGELPQSVGLLHLVDYGKGCYVGQEIMARLEGKEVYHRPAGLVCLPPYREGEGPLPLFWEGREVGEAKRVRATPYGALGFGVVRREVPLGAVLEGDGGRFQVEAWPFEEAIWSGRKSSA; translated from the coding sequence ATGGAGGAGGCCTTGGAAAAAGCCTTGGCGGGCGAGGGGTACTTCGCCTTTCCCGGGGTTTTGCTGCTCCGGGGACCGGATGCCCTTTCCTTCCTCCAGAGCCAGTGCACCCGGGACCTGAGGCGGCTATCCGGGCCCATGGGGGCCCTCTTCCTCAACCATCGGGGCCAGATTGAGGAGGCGGCCACGGTATTCCCGCACCCGGAAGGCTACCTCCTAGCCCCCTGGGGTACCTTGGAGGGCTTAAGGGCCCGGCTTAGGCGCTACATCGTCTTTGATCAGGTGGAGCTTCTGGACCTCCCCCTCTACCGCCGGCTTTATGCCGATGGCCGGGAGGAGGTGGCCGAGGAGATAGGGGAGGCTTACCCGCAGGACCTTTATCCCCTTTTCTCCCTTCTTAAGGGGTTTTACCTTCTTTCCGACATCCAGGGGGAGCTCCCCCAAAGCGTGGGGCTTCTTCACCTGGTGGACTACGGCAAGGGGTGTTACGTGGGCCAGGAAATCATGGCCCGCCTCGAGGGCAAGGAGGTGTACCACCGCCCCGCGGGTCTGGTGTGCCTCCCTCCTTACCGGGAGGGGGAAGGTCCCTTGCCCCTCTTTTGGGAGGGGCGGGAGGTGGGGGAGGCCAAGCGGGTCAGGGCCACCCCCTACGGGGCCTTGGGCTTTGGGGTGGTGCGCCGGGAGGTGCCCTTGGGCGCGGTGTTGGAAGGGGATGGGGGGCGCTTTCAGGTGGAGGCCTGGCCCTTTGAGGAGGCGATATGGAGCGGGCGGAAATCATCGGCGTAG
- a CDS encoding enolase C-terminal domain-like protein: protein MASIRHLELIPFRIPLKAPLRWGKASEMEAIEHALLWVELSDGSLGRAEVAIRPTIYGETWGSVRAGLEYLKPRLLGLEADDQEAIRKVLEAFPCNLGLKGALDLALWEAWARSEGEELHQVLKPAKHRVRVAYILGIAQEEEVLADARMAYEAGVRVFKVKVGRNLEEDGRKIARLKEAFPDVDLYADANETLSPKEAEGYLLAWKEMGLLYVEEPLPIEEVEARRRLREKAILPLIADDSAMTPKDLRRELLLDTFDILNLKPARTGVTWTLEMLALARERGKRAMVGSQAQSAFGAYQSALLAFQQGVTEPNELAFHLKAEGGFLNFPAFRQGWLYWEDLVGASFDEEAFRRYALE from the coding sequence ATGGCCAGTATCCGCCACCTCGAGCTGATCCCTTTCCGCATCCCCCTAAAGGCGCCCTTGCGCTGGGGCAAGGCCTCGGAGATGGAGGCCATTGAGCACGCCCTTCTCTGGGTGGAGCTGAGCGATGGCTCCTTGGGCCGGGCGGAGGTGGCCATCCGCCCCACCATCTACGGGGAGACCTGGGGAAGCGTCCGGGCAGGCCTTGAGTATCTGAAGCCCAGGCTCCTTGGCCTGGAGGCCGACGACCAGGAGGCCATCCGTAAGGTCCTGGAGGCCTTCCCCTGCAACCTGGGCCTAAAGGGGGCCTTGGACCTGGCCCTTTGGGAGGCCTGGGCCCGGAGCGAAGGGGAGGAGCTGCACCAGGTTCTGAAGCCCGCTAAGCACCGGGTGCGGGTGGCCTACATTCTAGGCATAGCCCAGGAGGAGGAGGTGCTTGCCGATGCCCGCATGGCCTACGAGGCGGGGGTGCGGGTTTTCAAGGTGAAGGTGGGCCGGAACCTGGAGGAGGATGGCCGGAAGATTGCCCGCCTCAAGGAGGCCTTCCCCGACGTGGATCTCTACGCCGATGCCAACGAAACCCTTTCCCCCAAAGAAGCCGAAGGCTACCTTCTCGCCTGGAAGGAGATGGGCCTCCTTTACGTGGAGGAGCCCCTGCCCATAGAGGAGGTGGAGGCCCGGAGGAGACTAAGGGAAAAAGCCATTCTTCCCCTCATCGCCGACGACTCGGCCATGACCCCCAAGGACCTCCGCCGGGAGCTTCTTCTGGACACCTTTGACATCCTGAACCTGAAGCCGGCCCGCACCGGGGTTACCTGGACCTTAGAGATGCTGGCCTTGGCCCGGGAAAGGGGCAAAAGGGCCATGGTGGGAAGCCAGGCGCAAAGCGCCTTTGGCGCCTACCAGTCCGCCCTTTTGGCCTTCCAGCAGGGGGTCACCGAGCCCAACGAGCTGGCCTTCCACCTCAAGGCGGAAGGGGGGTTCCTGAACTTCCCCGCCTTCCGCCAGGGCTGGCTCTACTGGGAGGACCTGGTGGGGGCCTCGTTTGACGAGGAGGCCTTCCGGAGGTATGCCCTAGAGTAA
- a CDS encoding MFS transporter gives MANVRLFWGSFVALFLVGVIVALPGAALPEWRGRYGVGGEVSWFFTALLLGLLLGVRLAQGGRRHPLFPAALGLVGLALWGVALAPTFPLVVALAFLLGLGEGVMNVHGNSLVGELDPGRRVELLNRVNVAFGLGAVFTPFALTLLPYTGVLFLAGLLAWAGALLLWKAPAVSQAPRERGPGLWPFLLVVAVYTGLEGSLAAWNRVWLEHLGHSTALGGFLLSLYWLFLALGRLFLARRVAQNPLGALKGLLLGVLALLTFNLLPPTALLFPLTGFLLGPLFSTLFALVQARYGHRALGGLLYAGATGSTVIPALFALLPTVGIPYGLFLLALGLFFLISGLERRVAHA, from the coding sequence ATGGCGAACGTGCGCCTCTTCTGGGGCTCCTTTGTAGCGCTTTTCCTGGTGGGCGTGATCGTGGCCCTCCCGGGGGCGGCCCTCCCCGAGTGGCGGGGGCGTTACGGCGTGGGCGGGGAGGTCTCCTGGTTTTTCACCGCCCTTCTCCTAGGCTTGCTCCTGGGAGTCCGCCTGGCCCAAGGAGGAAGGCGCCACCCCCTTTTTCCCGCCGCCCTTGGGCTTGTGGGCCTGGCCCTGTGGGGAGTGGCGCTGGCCCCCACCTTCCCCTTGGTGGTGGCCCTAGCCTTCCTCCTGGGGCTGGGGGAAGGGGTGATGAACGTCCACGGCAACAGCCTGGTAGGTGAGCTTGACCCCGGAAGGCGGGTGGAACTCCTCAACCGGGTGAACGTGGCCTTCGGCCTAGGGGCGGTCTTCACCCCCTTCGCCCTCACCCTTTTGCCCTACACGGGCGTGCTTTTCCTGGCGGGCCTCCTGGCCTGGGCAGGTGCCCTTCTTCTCTGGAAGGCGCCGGCGGTATCCCAGGCGCCCAGGGAACGCGGGCCTGGGCTTTGGCCCTTCCTGTTGGTGGTGGCCGTCTATACGGGCCTCGAGGGCTCCTTAGCCGCCTGGAACCGGGTCTGGCTGGAGCACCTGGGCCATTCCACGGCCCTGGGCGGCTTCCTCCTTTCCCTGTATTGGCTTTTCCTAGCCCTGGGCCGCCTCTTTTTGGCCAGGCGGGTGGCGCAGAACCCCTTGGGCGCCCTAAAAGGGCTTCTCCTTGGGGTCCTAGCCCTCCTCACCTTCAACCTCCTCCCCCCCACGGCCCTCCTTTTTCCCCTGACCGGCTTCCTCCTAGGCCCCCTTTTCTCCACCCTCTTCGCCTTGGTGCAGGCCCGATACGGCCACCGGGCCCTGGGTGGATTGCTCTATGCGGGGGCCACGGGAAGCACCGTGATCCCTGCCCTTTTTGCCCTGTTGCCCACGGTGGGGATTCCCTATGGGCTTTTTCTCCTGGCCCTAGGGCTTTTTTTCCTAATCTCCGGATTGGAGCGGAGGGTAGCCCATGCTTAA